The Aeromonas jandaei genomic interval ATCCACAGGTGCTCTTTATCCAGCGGCGACGACAGCACAATGACAACCTTTTTGCCTTCCTTCCGCTTATTGTTCGCGACTGCTATCAGACGGGTTGTTTTGCCCGTCATCCGGCCTGTGATTTCAATGTGCATCTGCCACCTCCTGCACCGGATAGACCTTGGCAAAGTGGTCGTATGCCTCGGCCAGCTTGGTGTCGTAGCTGTTTTCTTTGTAGGCGGGGCCGTTGTAGCGGCGGGCCACGTCGGCCCACTTGCCCGCCTTGAGCGCCTTGTGCAGCTGCGGATCCTGCTCGATAAAGCCGACCACGGCGCGCAGGTGCTCGGTTTCGCTACGCTGCATGGCGGTCATCCAGTCGTCTGCCGAGGCGTAGCCCAGCGCCTGCCAGTGGTAGCCCATCACCTGGAACATGCCCCAGCTGGCCGACTCAATGGCGGCGGCGCGGTGCAGGGTCATTGCGGTTTGCAGGCGGGCCCATTCGGCAGGGCCGCCCTGATAGCCGCCGCGCTTGGTGTTGCAGAGGGCCGGATAGAGGCCCGCAATGCGGTTTGCTTCGGCTTCTCCTTGATGGGTGGCCAGTTGCTTGAAGAAGACATGGCGCTCGAACAGCAGGCGCGGGCGCTGGCAGTCGTCGAACCCTTCGCCAGCGGCTTCGACCTGGGCGAAGGCGGCGAGCTTGGCCAGTTCGACACCGAGGCGATCGGCGGCTTGCTGCAGATCGGTGATGGTGAGCTGGTTGCCTATGGCTGCCCCGCGCAGGGCTGCCATGGTGCGCGGCCCTGCCTGCCCGATGGCGACGATGAGGTGATCACGCTGGAAGGCGAGCACGGCTTGCTCGGTGGCGTCACCAAACCAGCCATCGGCGTCCACCTTGTAGCCTGCCCGGGTAAGCAGTTGTTGCAGTTCGGCCACTGGTGCGCCGATGGCGCCTTTTTTGAGGGTCATGGTTGAAACCTCCGGTAGATGTCAGTGGCATGGCTTGGGCGCGTGTGGCGGCGCGGCAGCAGGCGCATGACCGAGCCGCGCGATCCGATCAGGGCGGTGAGCACCACGGCAGCCAGCAGCACGGCAGCCGGATCCGGTGCAGGCATGGCTCCGAGCAGGACGCGCAGCGGCACCGAGCCCGCCGCTACGGTGAGCAGCCACGCCAGCAGGGCAGGGATGGGGCGATAGTCGCCCCCGTTGCGGTTGAAGGTTGCCAGCCGGATGGCGATGGCGGCACATATCAGCGCGTAGAGGATGGTCAGCATGTGCATGTCAGCCCCCTTTGCGGAGTTTGAGCAGGTCATCCGGCGCTTTGCGCAAGACCCACTGCAGCAGGTGGACGGCCAGCGCCGAGGCGAGCAGGGCGCCGACGGCCTTGGGCACTTCGACGCTCTGCGGCAGGAAGCTGGCCAGCACGGCGGCAACCAGCGGGGCAGCCAGCGCACCGGCGACAAAGGCGGCGATGAACAGTCCCGCCTTGCGC includes:
- a CDS encoding N-acetylmuramidase domain-containing protein translates to MTLKKGAIGAPVAELQQLLTRAGYKVDADGWFGDATEQAVLAFQRDHLIVAIGQAGPRTMAALRGAAIGNQLTITDLQQAADRLGVELAKLAAFAQVEAAGEGFDDCQRPRLLFERHVFFKQLATHQGEAEANRIAGLYPALCNTKRGGYQGGPAEWARLQTAMTLHRAAAIESASWGMFQVMGYHWQALGYASADDWMTAMQRSETEHLRAVVGFIEQDPQLHKALKAGKWADVARRYNGPAYKENSYDTKLAEAYDHFAKVYPVQEVADAH
- a CDS encoding phage holin family protein gives rise to the protein MTCSNSAKGADMHMLTILYALICAAIAIRLATFNRNGGDYRPIPALLAWLLTVAAGSVPLRVLLGAMPAPDPAAVLLAAVVLTALIGSRGSVMRLLPRRHTRPSHATDIYRRFQP
- a CDS encoding putative holin, whose translation is MPEPISSSAATSALTGLALLSLFPGVDPGVLLGAFAGALVFIATTAELGNLRKAGLFIAAFVAGALAAPLVAAVLASFLPQSVEVPKAVGALLASALAVHLLQWVLRKAPDDLLKLRKGG